The following are encoded in a window of Sorex araneus isolate mSorAra2 chromosome 11, mSorAra2.pri, whole genome shotgun sequence genomic DNA:
- the FGFBP3 gene encoding fibroblast growth factor-binding protein 3 — MRPPRLRTCLSLLLLLCGGCRLAVSRRDQEPAPGPSRGRFVSPERHACSWQLLLPAPGPAELALHCRGPDGAHQVCAYRGAPERCAAYAARRALYWKQVLGALRRRRRPCHDPAPLRARLCAGGKGQGAELRLWPAASPPAGFSPEPKARARSRGRPRKAPPERAEGAPPPRPREKLPRPTQGGKKKVASEPEDDRARGTRADPDGLDENAQLAETYCAEKWHSLCDFFVNFWNG; from the coding sequence ATGCGTCCTCCGAGGTTGCGAACGTGCCTCtcgttgctgctgctgctgtgcggCGGCTGCAGACTCGCAGTCTCCAGGAGGGACCAGGAGCCGGCCCCGGGTCCCTCTCGCGGCCGATTCGTCAGCCCCGAGCGGCACGCTTGCAGCTGGCAGCTCCTGCTGCCCGCCCCGGGGCCCGCCGAGCTGGCACTGCACTGCCGGGGCCCGGACGGGGCGCACCAGGTGTGCGCCTACCGCGGGGCTCCGGAGCGCTGCGCCGCCTacgccgcccgccgcgcgctcTACTGGAAGCAGGTGCTGGGCGCCCTGCGCAGGCGGCGGCGGCCCTGCCACGACCCCGCGCCGCTGCGGGCCCGGCTGTGCGCCGGCGGGAAGGGCCAGGGCGCCGAGCTGCGCCTGTGGCCGGCCGCGTCCCCGCCCGCCGGTTTCTCTCCGGAGCCCAAGGCCCGGGCCCGAAGCCGCGGGCGGCCCCGCAAGGCCCCGCCGGAGCGCGCCGAAGgggccccgcctccccggcccCGAGAGAAGCTCCCCCGGCCGACTCAGGGCGGGAAGAAGAAGGTGGCCTCGGAACCCGAGGACGACCGAGCGCGGGGGACCCGGGCCGACCCCGACGGGCTGGACGAGAACGCGCAGCTCGCCGAGACCTACTGCGCCGAGAAGTGGCACTCGCTCTGCGACTTCTTCGTCAATTTCTGGAACGGCTGA